The Caenorhabditis elegans chromosome II genome has a segment encoding these proteins:
- the clec-127 gene encoding C-type lectin domain-containing protein (Predicted): MLSLKFYLIFTLLAVGMSGQITTLLADTSDEDCEIDEEQTCAQACQATTTLSSTTASTVTPTPILTTVTTTSTTTTVTTTPIPTTVTSTHIPTTVTTTSIPTTVPSTQLPTTVTTTPIPTTTTRKTTTTTLRPTKPRPMTKPRVKVCPYGWATFNRPSGKWCIKVFIGHHAAQADAEEACRSIGTTLTGLQNKQEALFIQKSLLSLIPQQSGSVWLGLQRTARCMGQPLTATCSRTTAFEWTDNSATGTDGFLFQTGQPDNGRLNQNCALFLASIDPFIDARGRYYAATFEDVNCVATFVTGNMNRKTRGFACGMRPT, from the exons ATGTTGTCTCTAAAATTCTACTTAATATTTACTCTACTCGCTGTCGGAATGTCTGGACAGATAACAACTCTGCTTGCGGACACG AGCGACGAGGACTGCGAAATTGATGAAGAGCAGACTTGTGCTCAAGCTTGTCAAGCAACGACAACACTTTCTTCTACAACTGCTAGTACCGTAACCCCCACGCCTATTCtgactacagtaaccacaaCGTCAACAACGACGACCGTAACAACCACTCCTATtccgactacagtaacctctaCACATATTCCTACGACCGTAACCACGACGTCAATtccaactacagtaccctccaCACAACTtccaactacagtaaccacaaCACCAATCCCAACAACTACGACTCGAAAAACTACAACTACAACACTTCGTCCTACAAAGCCTCGGCCTATGACAAAGCCTCGAGTCAAAGTCTGTCCCTATGGTTGGGCAACTTTCAATCGACCATCAGGAAAATGGTGTATTAAA GTCTTCATTGGGCACCATGCTGCTCAAGCTGATGCTGAGGAAGCATGCCGATCAATCGGTACAACTCTTACCGGGCTTCAGAACAAGCAAGAAGCCCTTTTTATTCAAA AATCACTTCTATCTCTAATTCCACAACAGAGCGGGTCGGTATGGCTTGGACTTCAGAGAACCGCGAGATGCATGGGGCAGCCTCTTACAGCAACGTGTAGCCGAACTACCGCCTTCGAATGGACCGACAACTCGGCAACCGGTACAGAtggttttttattccaaacTGGACAGCCTGATAACGGAAGACTGAATCAAAATTGTGCACTTTTTCTTGCTTCAATCGATCCCTTTATTGATGCAAGGGGACGGTATTATGCGGCCACATTTGAAGATGTCAACTGTGTCGCGACCTTTGTTACGGGGAATATGAATCGAAAGACACGTGGATTTGCTTGTGGAATGAGACCtacataa